In Candidatus Nealsonbacteria bacterium, the DNA window CATAGGAAAGGATAAAATAGATTTATTAATGCAATTAACTGACAAAGAATTATCGTTAAAAGAAAGAGAAAAGACATATCAACGCATGGTTTCTTCTAAAGAAAGGCAGGGAGAATATGCCACCCTCAATATTAATCTTAAGGAGAAAAAATCTCCTACTATTTGGCCAGAAAACGTTTTAGATCAATTCAAGGACCGATTAAGAAACGCTTTGGAAAATACCTTAGATATATTGAAAGACTTAATCGGTGGTTCAATTGAGATATTTTTCAGAGCTATTCAGATTGCAACATATATTATTATCGTAGGAACAGTTGTTGCATTTTTTTACCGCTTGGGTAAAATATTATTCAACTTGATTACTAAAAAAACGAGAAGAGAGAATGTAGATTAAAAAAGAATAAATTTAAGAGCGAAAAAGTCCCTGTTTAAGCGGGGACTTTTATTTTATTCATCCAATCTATGAATAAGAAGCTAATATTTTAAAAATCGCCAACTTGAGCGCCTGCCTGCCGGGAGGCAGGGTTTTTTGGCTTGACAAGGAGATTAATATTATTAATATAGATTTTAGTTCCATACAATTTTAAAAGGAGTGATTGAGAAAAATGATTAAAGATTTGTTTAAATTCAGCTCGGCTGTTTTATTATTATTTGGTGTAAGTTATTTTATATTCTTGATAGCTTATACAATAATAAATAAGACGGATATTATTTTTGTTATAATCGGATTTTCGATGATGTTATTAATAATATCGGTGCCAGTTCGCAATATCTTCAAAAAGCGTGGGTAAAATACTCGCTTTTTTATTTTTCAAACTTCCATCAAAAAATCGCCTGAACGGCGGTTTTTTTGGTCCTCCTGCTTCCCGATAAATCGGGATTTCGTCCTGACAAATCGGGACTCAACCCCGACTTGGTCGGGATTTCGTTTCGACTCAACTTGAGAGCTTCGGACGGACGCAGTCCTCCTTCGCTTGCGAGCTTCGGACGGACGCAGTATAATAAAAATGCAGCAGAATAGGACTAATGTTCTGTTTCGCGGCAACCAGAAGCTCTTACTCTCAAAAGACAGAGCTTTTTGGTTTGACAAAACGTCTTTTTTAAAATAGTATTTTATTCGGAGGGTTTGAAGTGATAGATGAAATAGATATAGATATAAAAATTGCTGGGAAATACCAAGAAACAATAAAAATACCCAGAATATTTACCTCAGAAGATCGCCCCGGCAACAAGAAGGAGATAGCTCTTTGTTACAAAAAGGGAGAAAATTCCATAAAAGACGCGGTATCTTCTCGTCTTTTAGAGAAAATCTTAGAAGAAGAAATTTTCTCCGACGTATTCACGGAAACAGTAAGTTTGGCAGGGGAAGAATATCTTGCTTCAATAATGAGCATATTCGGCAGTAGGAACCAAGAGCAAGCGAAAAATATCTTACAATATGTCGTAGAAAGGTTTGACCAAAGAATGCCGGAGGCTATCTCAGCTTTTGATAGAATTTTCAAACGAGGCTAAAATTATAAAGCCTCTTTTTTATTTGACAAATAATGAATTATTTACTATAATTTAAACATTGAAAATTTAATATGGAGAGAAAGAAAAATGGATAAAAAAATAAAATTTAACAGAAACGCAGCAATAATAATTACAGTCATATGTTTAGCTCTATTATGGCTAGAGGGCTGTATAACTATTTTCGGAGCATCAGATAGTCAAAAGGATTATGCCTTAAAACACCCAGATGGTCCATTTCCCTTAACGGTAAAAACCGGAAAAATAGAGGGGAAGGTTGCAGAAATTGAACTGCATAAAGTATCCCTAGATCCATGGGACGGAGAATCAAAAGGATTTCAGGTCATGACTCTGATTTTCGTCAACAACGAAAGCATAGATTCTATTAATGTTTACAGATATGCAGAAAGAGATGTAAATAGTTTTGATTGGTATGGCTATTTCTATCCTTTAAAATTAACCGAAAAGAGATTAATAGTTTACTATGAAGGGGGCTCCATAGTAAGAACAGAAGTGTCTTGAAAAGACACTTTTTTTATTTAATCGCCAAAGGGGTGATTTTTTGATAGAATAAAAGAATATAAAATTATAAAATATAAAAACATGACAGAAGTAAAAGTTTTAATTGAAGGTTATACAACAGCTGACTCAGCGGCTTCAGGTGGAGAAGAAAAAACATGCGCGACAACTACATTGGTTAGAAACGGAGACATTGTTATGGTTGTTGATCCCGGAGTATTAGAAAGCCAAAAAGTATTAATTGATAAACTTAATAAAGAAGGATTAAATATTAATGATGTTAATATTGTTTGCATTACTCATTCGCATATTGACCACTATAGAAATATAGGAATGTTTCCCGAAGCTAAAACTTTAGAATATTGGGGTTTATGGGATAAAAATATATGCAAAGAATGGAAAGAACAATTTACTAAGGATATTAAAATTATTAAAACTCCCGGTCATAATTACGACAGCATAACTCTTTTAGTTAAGACAGAAAAAGGAATAATTGCTATTTGCGGCGATGTTTTCTGGAAAGAAAATTTACCCGAAGATGATGTTTATGCTAGCAATAAAGAAGAACTAAAGAAAAGCAGAGAAAAAATATTAAAAATAGCTGACTGGATAATTCCCGGTCACGCCGGAATGTATAAAGTAAAGAAATAAGCAAAAAATAAATATATGATAAGAGATTTTGAAAAAGCGCCAAGCGCAAGGTCTTCCTGCTTCGGTTGTAAAAAAGTAATTGAAAAAGGAGGAATAAGAGCAGTAGAAGATTATGTTTTTGGAAGGTATCTTGCCAAAAGATATTATTGCTTAAATTGCGCTAAAAAATTAATAAAAGATTTCTTGGAAGAAGCAGGGAAGTATATTGATTTTAAATAAATATATAAAAAAAAATAATTTTTTAATTCTGTTAGTAATTATATTTTTAATAGGATTAAGCAATGTAGCAATTGCGGCTCCTTCTATAAATTTTGTTCCACCTACCAATCCTGATGGAACGACCATAGCAGTTAATTGGACAGAAATTAATGCTTCATTAGCTGAAACAAGTCTTAATTCTTTTAAATTTAGCTGGAACTCGCAAGATTATTATGTTTATGATAATTCTTTAATTCTTGTAATGAATTTCGATAATAATTCTGCTATAGGAGAAAATTCTTCTTTTTTCGCAGATGTTTCTTCTTATAACAATAACGGAACTTGTTCAGGCCAGCAGTGCCCGAGCATTACAACAGGAAAACATGTGAATGGATTATATTTCGACGGCGTTAATGATTTCGTGAGCTGTGGGACCAGCGCAAGTTTTAACATTACCAATGCGATTACGATCGAAGCTTGGGTTAAATACGAAAACTTGTCCGGATACGCCAGAATATTAGGTAAATCGAGAACCACTGCCTATGCTTTGAGAATTATGTCAGGAGGTAATATAGAACTGGCTGCGAATTTTGGCGGCGTTGCTCAACAACCGGCATGGTCATCCAGCGGTTTCAACCAGGGAGAATGGGCTCATGTTGCAGTTACCTACGATGGCAGCATAATTAAGTACTACATTAATGGCGAGGAAGCGGGAAGCGCAACTCCTAATCCTGCCGGTCCTATAGCAATTAATAATAGTCCATTAGTAATCGGCGCTGAAAGTCCCAGCGGAACCTATTATTTTAACGGTTCAATAGATGAAGTTCGTATTTATAATCGAGTTCTTTCCGGGACAGAGATTAAATTACTTCATCAAGGCGTTTTAAGTAAACTTTCTACTAACCAATGGAATTTCTATGACAAAATAACAAATATTATAGAGGGTACTTATTCCTATTCTGCAAAAGCTATTAATAAAAATGGAGAACAGGGCTCAACCGAAACAAGAACATTGAATGTTGACTTTGCTCACGATATTACAGGCTCATTAAACGCCGGAGGATTTGCCGGGCAACCTTTTGAATGGGATTATTCGTTGTATATACAAAATCCGGGCGGAATAACCGCGATCAGTAACGACCCCACGCATATTTCCTGGAATGGTTTAACCGCAACCATGAATTATTCAACGCCTGGGAATTACAATGTGCAACTAACTTTTAGTCCGCCATTCGGCGAACCGATTGTTAGAACAGTTGTTATTAAAATTGTGCAGAAACAGGAATGGCAAGAAATGCCAAAAGTAATGTGGACAGATACCTTTAATGAAAACGCAAGAGATGGAAATGTAAACGCACAAAAAACAGTGCAAGCAATAAATGATTTAGGAGCAAATACTCTCGTTTTTCAAAAGCTAGCCAGTCAAACAAGTTATAATAGATTTATAAATTTTTTGAGTCAAACCCAGGGAAGCGGAATAAAAGTATGGGCTATGCTTCCACATAACTGCGATGATTATTATGGAACTCAATGTTATCTTTACGGAGGCGATTATGAGGCTTGGGCAGAACATTTTGCTGCGCTTTCTATGCAATATCCGAATCTGGAAGCTTGGACAGTAGATGATATGCATCCTCTTTCTACACAATTCAATTTGGCCTATGTTAAAAAGATTGTCCAGGCAGGTAAGAGAGTTAATCCGAATCTTAAGTTAATTCCAACTTTTTACTTTCATAGCGAACTGTCTTTTTTTGACCAGCCGGAATGGAAAAAAATAATAGAAAACACATTTATGTGGTATTGGCAATCTTATACGGGTTCACCGAGTTTGCAAGAACTGCAGGGATACCTGAATCAAGCCAATACCAAGATATCGCCATCATTGTTTATTACCGGTATATACCCAATGAAAGAAGCAGAGATTCCTTACGAAAAAAATTTTACAATTAGCATGATAAACACGGCAACGCAAAACTCAGATGGAATAGCACTCTACAATCTTCCTCTTTGGGTTTACGACCTTGACTATTTTCACCAAGCCACGATATTTCAACAGCCCCAAAATGACAATTCATCATTTCAGTACAAACTAAATAGTCCCAGTTGTTTAGGAACTTATGTGGGTTGGTATCAAGAAATAACCCAGAATATTACTCTTCCTTCAAATATAAATAGCGCAAGCATTTCTTTCGAAGCTAAAGACGATAAAAGCATCAGTAATACTACCGGCTATCACTTTAAGCAGTTAGTTGTTAATAATCAGGTTCTCTGGGATACTGATATCGCTCAAGACGGCACCAACATAGATACCATTACCAGAGACATTAAGCCTTATCTTTCCGGAAATCAAGCAACAATAACTATTAGACTTTACGACAAACAATCAGTGTCATGTTTTGGCGTCGGTTTATATCTTAGGAATATTCAGCTTACTGTTAACGGTGCTCCGGTTACAGGCAACTGGCAGTTTCAAAGCGATATAGAAAATATTTCTAAATTTGTTCAAGTCTATAATATAGCAAAAGAAATTTTCAATACTTCATTTTCTAACCAACCGCCAGTTCTAGGCTCCATAGGTAACAAATCAGTGAATGAAGGTTCACTTCTTCAATTCACGATTACAGCTTCAGATCCTAACGGAGACACTCTGACATATTCAGCTTCCAATCTTCCCATCGGAGCAACCTTCAATCAAGCCACTCACGTTTTTTCTTGGACACCCACATACACTCAATCAGGAAGCTATCCTAATGTGTGTTTCCAAGTATCTGATGGCAGCCTGACCGATTCGGAATGTATTACTATTACGGTTAATGATTCTTCTCAACCTTGTACTGTTTGTGGTTTGGGAACACCAACTATCAATCCTTCTTCTCTTCAACAAAACCAATCCTTCACTATTACCTGTTCAGCTAATGCTCTAGGTTATGACTGTATCAATGCTTATGTAGGCACCACTCAATGTACTTACTCTAACTGGTTAGGTAATAATGTTATTTTCAATTGTTTGGGCCAAACAGGTGGTAATTACACTACCAAATGTAAATCTTCTCCTGGCACTCAAAGCAATTGCTGTTCTGATGAAAAAACGTTGAACCTTACTGTTCAAACACCAGCGCCTTATTGTGGCGATAGTTCATGCAATGGCAGCGAAACTTGTTCAACCTGTTTTCAGGATTGCGGCAGCTGCGGCGGAGGTGGAGGCGGCGGAGGTGGCGGTGGCGGCGGCGGCGATTCAGGATATACTTCTTCATCCCAACCCATTTCATCAACTTCAACAGTTCCCGCTAATATGACCAACGCCGAAATTAAAGCCAAGATTGCGGAACTCATAGCCTTGATTGCTAAACTCCAAGCCTTATTAGCCCAAATGAAAGGTTCAGGAACAACAAGCATTGCCATTACTGAAATACCCTTGAACTTCAGATTTGAAAAACCTCTTTATCAAGGTTTAACCAACCAAGACGTAAAATACCTTCAAATTTTTCTTAAATCTCAAGGCGTAAATATTTCCACAACTGGTTACTTCGGTCCTGTTACCCGTCAAGCTGTAATTAATTTTCAAATTAAAAATCAAATCATCACTTCTCAAGTTTCGCCCGGAGCAGGACTGGTTGGTCCCAAGACCAGAGTTAAGATTAATGAGGCGATTAGAAGATAAAAAACTTTAATTGTATAATATAAATCACCAACCTCAAGGTCTTCTTGATTCGGTTGTAAAAAAGAAATGAGCAGTATTATTTTCTGCTCAAGTTATAGTATTATTGAGTACATATTTAAATGTGCAAAGGGGAGGAAAGGGGGGTAAAGGAATTTTTTCCTTGATTAAAAAAATAGGAAAAATTTTCTTTACCTCCTTATATTATTTTATAATAATTTATTGGCTTGTCAACACTTTTCTCTTTGCGAGCTTTTTTAGTAAAAAATTATCTTTATACATAAATAATCGATTTTATGTTATGATAAATTAATTATTATTAATAATTAATAAAAACTATGAAAAAAATCTTCATCGTATTAGTGGTCATAGCCATCATTGGCATTGCTTTATATTTTTTAGTATACCTTCCGCGTAAAAATGCAGCTTTGAATCAAAATCAGGTTGTGCCAACCGGCACAGTTGAGAAACAAGAGGCAAAGCCGGTTCAGGAAACATCAACGCAAGAACAGGAAAATAAAACCGAAACGATCACTGGAAAATCAGTTCAAGGGCTTGATATTAAAGCTTATCATTACGGAAGCGGAGAAAAGGAAATTCTTTTTGTCGGAGGCATACACGGCGGATACTCATGGAACACGGTACTTCTTACTTACCAAATAATGGATTATTTGAAAGCAAATCCGACTTTAATACCCGGCAATATTAAGGTAACGGTTATTCCTGTGCTCAATCCTGATGGTTTGAAAAAGGTTGTTGGTGCTGCAGGCCGTTTTAGCCAGTCCGATGTTTCAGTTTCGCAAGAGGTAAAGGTATCAGGCCGTTTTAATGCTAACAAAGTGGATATAAATAGAAACTTTGACTGCGAATGGAAGGCAATTGGCGTTTGGCAGAGCACTAATGTGAGTGGAGGAAGTAAGCCGTTTTCAGAACCCGAAAGCGCGGCTATTAGGGATTATGTTCAAAAACATAAACCAATAGCGGTTATTTCATGGGATAGCGCTGCAGGGGGAGTGTTTTCATCAAACTGTAATAACGATGAAATTCTGCCTGAAACGCAAGCGATTGCTAATATTTACGCAGAAGCTTCCGGTTATCCGGCCTACGAAGATTTTACTTTCTATGAATTGTCCGGAGATATGATAAACTGGTTTGCCAAAAATAAAATTCCGGCAATAAGCGTGCTTCTGTCTACGCACGAAGGCATTGAATGGTCCAAAAATTTGGCCGGTATAAAAGCGACCTTAGAGCATTACGCTAAATAATGAAATCTCTTTTTTCTAAGAAGTTCATAATAGCTGTTTTTTGTGTTGTCGCGCTTGGCGCGGGTTTATTTGCGTTTTTTGCCTTGCAAAAAAATAATGTTCCGGAATCAGTTTCCATCATCACGACGCCTCTTGAATTGAAAGTTGAGAGCCCGGAACGCAAAGTGCTGGGCTTGTCTGTTGAGGGCCGTGAGATTGAGTCTTATAAATTTGGAAAAGGGAAAACACAACTTATTTTTGTCGGCGGCATACACGGGGGCTATGAGTGGAACAGCGTGATTCTTGCATATGAATTTATGGATTATCTTAAAGCAAACTTGGAATTTATCCCTGAAAATTTGAGCATAACGGTTATTCCGTCGCTGAATCCCGACGGAGTATTTAAAATAATAGGCAAGGAAGGCCGTTTTACTGTTGCTGATGTTCCGGCCGGATCCAACGGAGCCGGAAGACTCAATGCTCATGCGGTTGACCTCAACCGTAATTTTGACTGCAAATGGAAGCCAAAGGGTTTGTGGGGAACAAAAGAGGTTAGTTGCGGAAGCAGGCCGTTTTCAGAACCGGAAAGCATGGCTATCAGGAAATTTGTTTTAGAAAATAATCCGACAGCTGTTATTTTTTGGCACAGCAAGTCCAACGGAGTGTATGCATCATATTGCGAAGCTGATATTCTTCAGGAAACACGCGACATAATGAATACTTATTCAAAAGTTTCGGGATATCCGGCTTACGAAACGTTTGACCAATACGAGGTTACGGGCGACGCCAGTGACTGGCTCGCTTCCATCGGTATTCCGGCGATTAGCGTGGAGCTTAAGACCCACGAGACTATTGAGTGGGAACAGAATTTGGCCGGCATTCAGGCGCTCTTTAAATACTACGAAAATAAAAATTAAAAATGTGGGTTTATATAATTTTAATAATAATTGTCGCAGGATTTTTGTTTCTGACTGAAATAGGAAGAGCGATTTTAAAGTGGCTAATTATAGGCGGATTATTGTATTTGGTGGGCTATTGGATATTAAAATTTTTTATAGACCGAACATCAAATATATAAAATATGAGATTTAGTGTTAAAAAAAACGAGAACATATTATCTCTGACAAGAAGATTGGGATATGCGCCCAGAGGGGTTGAAGGGGAGGAGTTTAACTGCGTAAGGGTTCTTAGCGGAAACGGGTATCCAAGGTTTCATCTTTATATAAAACAAGAAAAAGATAATATTTCTTTTAATTTGCATTTGGACCAGAAAAAATCTTCATATCAGGGCACATCGGCTCACAGCGGAGAATATGACGGTAAATTGATTGAACAAGAAAAAGAAAGAATTATAAAATCTTTAGAATAATAATAAATAGTTTTTATAAATGGTTGACAAGAAGCTATTTATATGATATTATAATAAGTATAAGATAGTTGCCTTATAAAATTAGTCGGGTTTGTTGGGAAACTAAACTTTAGGATTCACCCTGTTAAATTTGCTTCGCAACTATTTAACGGGGTAAACCTTAAAACATTATTAAATTAATTTGAATTTAAAAACATGGAAGGAACAATTAAAACCATTGTTGAGGGTAAAGGATTCGGGTTCATTACTGTTGAAGGAGAAGAGAAAGACTTGTTTTTTCACAAGAACGAAGTCAAAGGAGTAACCTACGAAGAGTTAAAGGTAGGTGACAAAGTGTCTTTTGAGAAAGCTGATTCTCCGAAAGGACCCAATGCGACAAACGTAAATCGTATTTAAGAATTTTTACATCAGCAAAAAAAATCGCCTAAAAGGCGATTTTTTGGTAGAATTACAAAAAAAGAATATTAAAACAAACCTAATCATGGAACAAAAAATTATTAAAGATAAATATGGGGCTGTCTGGGTGTCGCACTCGTCTATCGGAGACTTTTTAAAATGTCCCAGAGCATATTATTTGCATAATATGTATAAAAGCAAAAATAACAGAAAGATAAATTTGGTAAGTTCGGTTTTTTCTTTGGGCTCTGCGGTGCACGAAACTTTGGAGGGCTTGGCAAGGTATAAGGCAGAAGACAGGTTTAAGGAATCTTTGACGGATGCATTTGAGGAAAATTGGAAAAAAGTTTCAGGCAAAATCGGCGGGTTTAAAACAGCGATAGAGGAGGCCGAAGCAAAAGAACGAGCAAGACAAATGATAGAAAGGGTTGTTAAAAATCCGGGACCTTTGTTAAAGAAAACAATAAAGCTAAAGGGCGGGAAAAACAATATGCCGCCGAATTTCTTTTTATCAGAGGAAGATAATATAATTTTATGCGGGAAGATTGATTGGTTGGAATATATAGAGGAAGATGACAGCGTGCGGGTTATTGATTTTAAAACCGGAAAGAACGAAGAGGGGCAGGACTCACTTCAGCTGCCGATTTATGTTTTACTTTTAAATGCTTTGCAAAACCGAAAAATTACGGGAGCCTATTATTGGTACTTGGACCGGGCAGATGCCCCTTCAATTGTTGCCTTACCAAAAGCAGAAAGCGCCCGGGGAAAAGTTTTGTCTATCGCAAAAAAAATTAAAGAAGCCAGAGAGATTGGCCGATTTGAATGTCCCAAGGGGATGCCGGGTTGTTTTTCGTGCCAGCCATATGAAAAGATTTTAAAGGGCAAGGCGGAATTTGTCGGCATTGGCGGATATAATCAAGAATTGTATTTAATTTAATTATGACACAAGAAGAAGCGTTAAACGCGATGAAAATGGGATACAATGTGTTTCTGACCGGCCCGCCTGGAAGCGGGAAAACTTTTTTATTAAACAAATACATCGATTATTTGAGAGAGAATAATAAATCAGTGGCAGTTACGGCCAGCACCGGAATTGCTGCGACCCACATGAATGGGACAACTTTGCATTCGTGGTCCGGGCTTGGGATAAAAGAAAACCTTACCAAAAATGATATCAAGAAGTTAATGAAAAAGTCCTATTTAAGAAAGCATTATAAGAATACTAAAATATTAATTATTGATGAAATATCAATGCTTACTGCCGCCAAGTTTGATGCGGTGAACCGCGCCTGCCAACAGTTTAAATCCAGTTTTCAGACGTTTGGGGGAATGCAAGTTGTTTGTTCGGGTGACCTTTTTCAACTTCCGCCAATAAATAAAAATAGCATGGCAAAGTTTGTGGTTGAGTCGCGAGCTTGGAAAAACATGGATATGAAAACTTGTTATCTCGAGGAACAGCACAGGCACAAAGACAAAGATTTATTTGATTTGTTGAACCATATCAGAAGCAATAATATGGAGGAATCAAAAAAAATATTAATGGGTAGGCCGCAACAGGAAGACCTTTTGGAAACACCCACAAAACTATATACTCACAATATCGACGTTGACGCGGTAAATAGCGTTGAGTTAGAAAAGATTGCAGGCAAAGAGTTTGTTTACCATATGACCGCCACGGGCAAGCAAGAGGTTGTAAACGCCTTAAAGAAAAGTTGTTTGGCGCCGGAACGCTTAGTGTTGAAAAAAGGAGCGCGGGTGATGTTTTTGAAAAATAATTTTGAAGTCGGATATGTAAACGGAACACAGGGCAGTGTGATTGATTTTGATATTGACGGTTTGCCGATTATTGAAACCATTCATGGCCAAAAAATTATTGCAAAGTTAGCCAGTTGGACGGTTGACGAAGATGGGAAAAGAATAGCCAGAATAAATCAGCTGCCGTTGCGATTGGCATGGGCCATAACAGTGCATAAAAGCCAAGGCATGAATTTAGATGCCGCAGAAATAGACCTTTCCAAATGTTTTGTCGAAGGAATGGGTTATGTGGCTTTATCCAGGTTGCGTTCTTTAGCCGGTTTAAAACTTGTAGCAATAAATGATATGGCGTTTTGTATAAACAAGAAGGCCTTTGATGTAGACGAACAGTTAAGAAAGGCGTCTAAAGCAATGGCAAGAAAATTAAAAAAGATTTCTCTTAGCGAAACAGAAAAACGACATAAGCGGTTTTTAATGTCGACGGCATAGGCAATGGTTTGATTAATTATTGATTTTGATATAAATTAAAAGTTAGAAAATTAACATTAAAGAAAATGGAGGATAAAGAAAAATGATAGGAGAGTCGACTATTTTCAGGGTAATAATAATATACTTTATTGGGTTTTTGTTTGGTATATTACTTGGTCAGAAATTAATATTTCCCAAAGATGGTTTATGGGCTTATCTTTTATGCGGTATTCTTTGGCCCGTTAGTTTCATAGTTTCAATTCCCATAGTCCTTGGTTTAATGACTCCCATAAAATAGTAATAATCGTTTTATTATAAGAGGTATTATTAAGACACCTCTTTTTTATTTGAATTTAATCAAGTCCCTTGACCGGCTCAGGACTTACGTTTAGCCTTTCGAAGTGGTAGTATAAGACATTATGATTAAGAATATTATTTTTGATTGGTCCGGAGTAATAAACGACGATTTACACACCGTCTATAGAGTAGTTTTGGCGATATTCAAAAAATTCGGGGTCAAAGAAATATCTTTGGAAGAATTCAGAAAAGAATGGGAGCAACCCTATATGCTTTTCTATCGTAAATATGGTATTTCTGGTATATCCAGAGAAGAAGAGGTCGCTATTTATAAATCTTTATATAAAGATTTATCTGCTAAGTATCCCCCAAGGGCATATCCTAAAATTAAAGATACGTTGGTAAAATTCAAGAAAGCCGGTATCAATATGATTATATTAAGTTCAAACCTTAGAGAAACTATTTTATATGACATTGAAGAATTCAATCTGCAAGGATTATTCACCGAAATTAATAGCGAAATACACGATAAAAACGATGGAATACAAGAGACAATTAAAAGAAATGGTTTTAATCCTCAAGAAACTGTATTTGTTGGCGATACGACTCATGAAGTTGACGTCGGCAAGAAGGCGGGGATAAAAACTGCAGCTGTTACGTGGGGGTATAACAATGAGGATAAATTGAAATCCGTTAACCCAGATTTTATAATCCACGACTTAGAGGAATTAGAAAAAGCGGTTTTTGGTTGTTAAACATTCACCTCTAATTCAAACTTAAGATAATTGTTGGAAAAAGGATAGTTCGGACTTGGTTGAGGTGCCGCCTCAGCCTTTTTTAATTAGGTAATTTGTATTAATATAGAACCATTATGAATCAAGGAGAAACGATATTAAGATTTAACAAGGTGTTTTTCTCATACGGACACAACAAACCCATATTAGATGAGGTTGATTTTTCTTTAAGGCAAGGATCAAAGATAACCCTGATGGGACAAAATGGCGCCGGCAAAAGCACTATTTTTCAGCTTATTACCGGAAACCTTAAACCGGATTTGGGAGCTGTCAGTATTGTGGCAGGAGTTACCGTTGCTATTGCAAAACAGGTAATTTCCCGGGACTTGCTTGATTTAACAGTGCGCGAATTTTTTCAGAATTGTTTCAGCGAAACAGTATATGACATTGACCCAAAAATTGACGAAGTTCTTGGGATGGTTAATCTTATTGCCGATAAAGACAAAATCATTAAATCATTTTCAGGGGGCCAGCAGGCAAGGCTTCTTTTGGCATCGGCCATTATCCAAAATCCCGATTTACTGCTTTTGGATGAGCCGACCAATAATCTTGATAAAGACGGCATAATTCATCTTACTAAATTTCTTATTGATTATAATAAAACATGCATAGTCATTTCTCATGACGCCAAGTTTTTGAATGCGTTTACCCACGGCGTTTTATATCTGGATGTATTTACCCGCAAGATTGAGCAGTATGTCGGAGATTATTATGATTTATTGATTGAGATTTCCGCCAGGATGGAAAGGGAAAACATGAAAAACGCGCAGT includes these proteins:
- a CDS encoding MBL fold metallo-hydrolase translates to MTEVKVLIEGYTTADSAASGGEEKTCATTTLVRNGDIVMVVDPGVLESQKVLIDKLNKEGLNINDVNIVCITHSHIDHYRNIGMFPEAKTLEYWGLWDKNICKEWKEQFTKDIKIIKTPGHNYDSITLLVKTEKGIIAICGDVFWKENLPEDDVYASNKEELKKSREKILKIADWIIPGHAGMYKVKK
- a CDS encoding putative Ig domain-containing protein, whose product is MILNKYIKKNNFLILLVIIFLIGLSNVAIAAPSINFVPPTNPDGTTIAVNWTEINASLAETSLNSFKFSWNSQDYYVYDNSLILVMNFDNNSAIGENSSFFADVSSYNNNGTCSGQQCPSITTGKHVNGLYFDGVNDFVSCGTSASFNITNAITIEAWVKYENLSGYARILGKSRTTAYALRIMSGGNIELAANFGGVAQQPAWSSSGFNQGEWAHVAVTYDGSIIKYYINGEEAGSATPNPAGPIAINNSPLVIGAESPSGTYYFNGSIDEVRIYNRVLSGTEIKLLHQGVLSKLSTNQWNFYDKITNIIEGTYSYSAKAINKNGEQGSTETRTLNVDFAHDITGSLNAGGFAGQPFEWDYSLYIQNPGGITAISNDPTHISWNGLTATMNYSTPGNYNVQLTFSPPFGEPIVRTVVIKIVQKQEWQEMPKVMWTDTFNENARDGNVNAQKTVQAINDLGANTLVFQKLASQTSYNRFINFLSQTQGSGIKVWAMLPHNCDDYYGTQCYLYGGDYEAWAEHFAALSMQYPNLEAWTVDDMHPLSTQFNLAYVKKIVQAGKRVNPNLKLIPTFYFHSELSFFDQPEWKKIIENTFMWYWQSYTGSPSLQELQGYLNQANTKISPSLFITGIYPMKEAEIPYEKNFTISMINTATQNSDGIALYNLPLWVYDLDYFHQATIFQQPQNDNSSFQYKLNSPSCLGTYVGWYQEITQNITLPSNINSASISFEAKDDKSISNTTGYHFKQLVVNNQVLWDTDIAQDGTNIDTITRDIKPYLSGNQATITIRLYDKQSVSCFGVGLYLRNIQLTVNGAPVTGNWQFQSDIENISKFVQVYNIAKEIFNTSFSNQPPVLGSIGNKSVNEGSLLQFTITASDPNGDTLTYSASNLPIGATFNQATHVFSWTPTYTQSGSYPNVCFQVSDGSLTDSECITITVNDSSQPCTVCGLGTPTINPSSLQQNQSFTITCSANALGYDCINAYVGTTQCTYSNWLGNNVIFNCLGQTGGNYTTKCKSSPGTQSNCCSDEKTLNLTVQTPAPYCGDSSCNGSETCSTCFQDCGSCGGGGGGGGGGGGGGDSGYTSSSQPISSTSTVPANMTNAEIKAKIAELIALIAKLQALLAQMKGSGTTSIAITEIPLNFRFEKPLYQGLTNQDVKYLQIFLKSQGVNISTTGYFGPVTRQAVINFQIKNQIITSQVSPGAGLVGPKTRVKINEAIRR
- a CDS encoding M14 family metallopeptidase, whose amino-acid sequence is MKKIFIVLVVIAIIGIALYFLVYLPRKNAALNQNQVVPTGTVEKQEAKPVQETSTQEQENKTETITGKSVQGLDIKAYHYGSGEKEILFVGGIHGGYSWNTVLLTYQIMDYLKANPTLIPGNIKVTVIPVLNPDGLKKVVGAAGRFSQSDVSVSQEVKVSGRFNANKVDINRNFDCEWKAIGVWQSTNVSGGSKPFSEPESAAIRDYVQKHKPIAVISWDSAAGGVFSSNCNNDEILPETQAIANIYAEASGYPAYEDFTFYELSGDMINWFAKNKIPAISVLLSTHEGIEWSKNLAGIKATLEHYAK
- a CDS encoding M14 family metallopeptidase: MKSLFSKKFIIAVFCVVALGAGLFAFFALQKNNVPESVSIITTPLELKVESPERKVLGLSVEGREIESYKFGKGKTQLIFVGGIHGGYEWNSVILAYEFMDYLKANLEFIPENLSITVIPSLNPDGVFKIIGKEGRFTVADVPAGSNGAGRLNAHAVDLNRNFDCKWKPKGLWGTKEVSCGSRPFSEPESMAIRKFVLENNPTAVIFWHSKSNGVYASYCEADILQETRDIMNTYSKVSGYPAYETFDQYEVTGDASDWLASIGIPAISVELKTHETIEWEQNLAGIQALFKYYENKN
- a CDS encoding cold shock domain-containing protein, whose product is MEGTIKTIVEGKGFGFITVEGEEKDLFFHKNEVKGVTYEELKVGDKVSFEKADSPKGPNATNVNRI